A window of the Bacillus sp. A301a_S52 genome harbors these coding sequences:
- a CDS encoding MFS transporter produces MTKILYFIIAVAFLDTFIQLPIITPYAQNLGASHFLTGAIIAVYSLANMVGNLLAGHWIDRFGRKKLLLSGMLLVAIILIFYPLTRTGFELFIVRLLHGLAGGALIPAAFAYVGDKTRTGERGRTMAYTGACIGSAAIIGPALGGAIAARGSTDAVFLLVAGLFILTSILIVTHIKESYIPSDRGHVQGKDILLLIKEPLIITACLSAFALMVSNGTLAFALPLVVASVGLSTATTGMLLSLFGIVALVIFLTPANQIFDKKKPVSLVITGIIFISVALTLLSMATALPMLILAMMVYGIGFAFIFPSMNKIVADVSSEVDRGKAYGIFYAAFSLGVVSGSFIAGTAAELSFHPFLVSAVIMLSVAGLVILAARFSHYSSSK; encoded by the coding sequence ATGACAAAGATTTTATACTTCATAATAGCCGTAGCTTTTTTAGATACATTTATTCAGTTACCTATTATCACCCCCTATGCACAAAATTTAGGTGCATCACATTTTCTGACAGGGGCTATTATCGCCGTTTACTCACTAGCCAACATGGTAGGAAATCTTTTAGCCGGGCACTGGATTGACCGATTCGGGCGGAAGAAGTTATTGCTAAGTGGTATGCTTCTCGTGGCTATCATCCTGATTTTTTATCCGTTAACGCGTACTGGTTTTGAATTGTTTATTGTACGGTTATTACACGGTTTAGCTGGCGGAGCGTTAATCCCCGCTGCTTTTGCCTATGTTGGTGATAAAACGCGAACTGGAGAACGGGGCCGAACGATGGCTTACACAGGAGCTTGTATTGGAAGTGCAGCTATTATTGGACCAGCACTAGGTGGTGCCATTGCAGCAAGAGGGTCCACGGATGCTGTCTTTTTACTCGTGGCAGGACTGTTTATATTGACATCTATCCTAATTGTTACCCATATAAAAGAATCATACATCCCTTCGGATCGTGGGCATGTTCAAGGCAAAGACATACTCCTTTTAATAAAAGAACCACTTATTATTACAGCGTGCTTAAGTGCTTTCGCATTGATGGTGAGTAATGGGACACTAGCCTTTGCCCTACCGCTCGTAGTTGCTAGCGTGGGACTAAGCACTGCCACCACAGGCATGCTACTTAGCCTTTTTGGTATCGTAGCACTTGTCATATTTTTAACGCCTGCTAACCAGATATTTGATAAAAAAAAGCCCGTATCCCTAGTTATAACTGGGATTATTTTCATCAGTGTAGCATTGACCTTACTAAGCATGGCCACGGCACTTCCAATGCTTATCTTAGCCATGATGGTATATGGGATTGGTTTTGCATTTATTTTCCCATCAATGAATAAGATTGTGGCTGATGTGTCTTCAGAGGTCGATCGAGGTAAAGCGTATGGTATTTTTTATGCTGCTTTCTCTTTAGGTGTTGTATCAGGTTCATTTATAGCTGGAACTGCTGCCGAGCTATCATTTCATCCCTTTCTTGTCAGTGCCGTTATCATGCTTTCTGTTGCTGGGTTAGTTATATTAGCCGCACGTTTTTCACACTACTCGTCCTCTAAATAG
- a CDS encoding alpha/beta hydrolase, protein MKKTLIVIGSVSTIFIAAYGLVGNYFYNFALNAANEKEFMEDNPNLAESEAVLASVALDAEAEDDQFKADYEPDVLEITSSDNKQLSLNSYMYENEEAGHKWAIVVHGYNGEAKGMTRYIRHFYNNDYHVLAPDLRGHGESEGDYIGMGWHDRKDILQWIDEILVRDPEAEIVLFGVSMGGATVMMTAGEEDLPDNVKVIVEDCGYSSVSDVFTYQLDDLFGLPPFPVLNAANTVTNFRAGYDIFEASAVDQVSKSETPILFIHGDEDTFVPYEMVDDVYEAASVDKEKLIIEGAGHGDAEKVDPVTYWETIWGFVDQYIE, encoded by the coding sequence ATGAAAAAAACATTAATTGTAATAGGATCAGTAAGTACCATTTTTATAGCCGCTTACGGATTAGTAGGAAATTATTTTTACAACTTCGCATTAAATGCGGCAAATGAGAAAGAGTTTATGGAAGACAATCCAAATTTAGCAGAGAGTGAAGCGGTATTAGCTTCTGTAGCATTAGATGCGGAAGCAGAAGACGACCAATTTAAAGCAGATTATGAGCCAGATGTTCTTGAGATAACGTCTTCGGATAATAAACAGTTATCTTTAAATAGTTATATGTATGAGAATGAAGAGGCTGGCCATAAATGGGCGATTGTTGTCCATGGCTATAATGGTGAAGCGAAAGGTATGACAAGGTATATACGTCATTTCTATAATAATGATTATCACGTGCTGGCACCTGATCTTCGCGGCCATGGAGAAAGTGAAGGAGATTATATCGGAATGGGCTGGCACGATCGAAAAGATATTTTGCAGTGGATTGATGAAATTCTGGTAAGGGATCCGGAGGCCGAAATCGTCTTATTTGGTGTATCAATGGGAGGCGCCACTGTCATGATGACAGCAGGGGAAGAAGATTTACCGGACAATGTGAAGGTGATTGTTGAAGACTGTGGGTATTCCTCTGTAAGTGACGTATTTACCTATCAATTAGACGACTTGTTTGGATTACCGCCATTTCCAGTGTTGAATGCAGCTAATACAGTGACAAACTTTCGTGCTGGTTATGACATATTTGAAGCCTCAGCCGTTGATCAAGTGTCTAAAAGTGAGACACCGATCCTATTTATTCACGGTGATGAGGACACCTTTGTCCCATATGAGATGGTTGATGATGTGTATGAAGCAGCTTCTGTTGATAAAGAGAAATTAATTATAGAAGGAGCAGGACACGGGGACGCTGAAAAGGTTGATCCTGTTACTTATTGGGAGACTATCTGGGGATTTGTTGATCAATATATCGAGTAA
- a CDS encoding alpha/beta hydrolase yields the protein MEHSHTWIKEMNNNVFNFNKLNPHLTTSSLQHYLAYYSFDITAFTTYRCGTVEVQEKKIFIQAFLREKPKGTIYFVHGYLDHTGGMSRTINKLLNDGYDVISLDLPGHGFSQGESGSIASFDDYVEAVEKGYHVIEETLNRQNIIGLGHSTGGGILFHAASENKVNLARLVLVAPLYIPYGWNMFKGVLKTAGKIVPRSKRRFKKNSEDYVYRDFIKNDPLQVKLLSSSWVLAMEEWQKRIISCPILDIPVYCLQGGKDTTVDWKKNVSFYEQKCRRIQIALFPNGRHQLLNESNVVREFVYERIRSYLEDE from the coding sequence ATGGAACACTCACATACATGGATTAAAGAAATGAATAATAACGTTTTTAATTTTAATAAGCTAAATCCACATCTCACTACGAGTTCTCTACAACACTATTTAGCTTATTATTCTTTTGATATTACAGCGTTTACTACTTATAGATGTGGAACGGTGGAAGTGCAGGAAAAGAAAATATTTATTCAAGCATTTCTTCGTGAAAAACCGAAAGGCACGATTTACTTTGTACATGGTTATTTAGACCATACTGGGGGCATGAGCAGAACAATTAATAAGCTCCTTAACGACGGCTATGACGTGATTAGCCTTGATCTTCCTGGCCATGGTTTTTCTCAAGGTGAATCCGGCTCTATTGCTTCTTTTGACGACTACGTCGAAGCAGTAGAAAAGGGCTATCACGTGATTGAGGAGACATTAAATAGACAAAACATAATCGGATTAGGGCATAGCACAGGTGGCGGAATTCTTTTTCATGCAGCGAGTGAGAACAAAGTAAACCTTGCGAGATTAGTGCTCGTGGCTCCTTTGTATATTCCATATGGATGGAATATGTTTAAAGGGGTCCTAAAAACAGCTGGAAAGATCGTGCCGAGATCTAAAAGACGATTCAAAAAAAATTCTGAGGACTATGTGTACCGGGATTTTATAAAAAACGACCCATTACAAGTTAAATTGCTCTCTTCTTCATGGGTTCTTGCTATGGAAGAGTGGCAGAAGCGGATTATTAGCTGCCCGATCCTTGATATTCCTGTCTATTGTTTGCAGGGAGGGAAAGATACCACTGTTGATTGGAAGAAAAACGTCTCATTTTATGAACAAAAATGCCGTCGCATTCAAATTGCCTTGTTTCCAAATGGACGGCATCAGCTTTTAAACGAAAGTAACGTTGTCCGCGAGTTTGTTTATGAGCGCATACGGTCCTATTTAGAGGACGAGTAG
- a CDS encoding 2-oxoacid:acceptor oxidoreductase family protein, translating to MSVLPKKNELGFFEIRLESIGGLGANLAGKMLAEAGVDGLGLNGSNFSSYGSEKKGSPVKSFVRFCDPEVDIRDHSPIEQPHVIGVFHEALYKMVDVVSGLNADGVVLVNTKSNFDTIKQDLKLDYGTLAAVDALKIAYEEKTKVNTAMLGALFRILDFLDAEHMRSVIKRTFEKKYPHLVEPNIRTFNRGYNEVQFKKYDVPEGAVSKEFTRIQPRLGYETQEIGGIISAQANSIQKDLSGSRIGFLPKYEADSCIHCAACDTVCPDYCFVWEQGEDKRGRPQMFLKGIDYQYCKGCLKCVDACPTDALADFEEVKGFAEANKVSHNFPLVQGGAK from the coding sequence ATGTCTGTATTACCAAAAAAGAACGAGCTTGGATTCTTTGAAATCCGTCTTGAATCTATCGGCGGTCTCGGAGCCAACCTCGCTGGAAAAATGCTTGCTGAAGCAGGGGTTGACGGTTTAGGGTTAAATGGATCCAATTTTTCTTCATACGGATCTGAAAAAAAAGGATCACCTGTTAAATCTTTTGTTCGATTTTGTGACCCAGAGGTAGATATAAGGGACCATTCGCCAATTGAACAGCCTCATGTTATTGGGGTATTTCATGAAGCACTTTACAAGATGGTTGATGTTGTAAGCGGATTAAATGCTGATGGTGTCGTGTTAGTGAATACTAAAAGCAACTTTGATACGATCAAGCAAGATTTAAAGTTAGACTACGGCACACTAGCTGCTGTGGATGCGCTAAAAATTGCTTATGAAGAAAAAACGAAAGTAAATACGGCGATGCTTGGCGCCCTGTTTCGTATTTTAGATTTTTTGGATGCCGAACATATGAGAAGTGTCATAAAAAGAACTTTTGAGAAAAAATATCCTCACCTCGTAGAGCCTAACATTCGAACATTTAATAGAGGGTATAATGAGGTCCAATTTAAAAAGTATGATGTACCAGAAGGTGCAGTGAGCAAAGAATTTACGAGAATCCAACCTCGACTCGGTTATGAAACCCAAGAGATCGGCGGGATTATCTCTGCCCAGGCTAATAGTATCCAAAAAGATTTAAGTGGTTCACGAATTGGTTTCTTACCTAAATATGAGGCAGACAGTTGTATCCATTGTGCAGCTTGCGATACGGTCTGTCCTGATTATTGCTTTGTCTGGGAACAGGGAGAGGACAAACGAGGTCGTCCACAAATGTTCTTAAAAGGCATTGATTATCAATATTGTAAGGGCTGTCTTAAATGTGTGGATGCCTGTCCTACAGATGCATTAGCAGATTTTGAAGAAGTAAAAGGATTCGCTGAAGCAAATAAAGTAAGTCACAATTTCCCACTCGTTCAAGGGGGTGCGAAGTAA
- a CDS encoding HD domain-containing protein: MEVKELIRHAENWVKQLFGNDTSGHDFYHTERVRKAARTIAEKEGADAELCELAALLHDAGDDKFHPSEEAGKLFVENWLKDHQVSNAITRDLVAIIETVSYKGGNNRPPASLEAKVVQDADRLDAIGAIGIARCFMFAGYKGEAMYNPDLKPRDIMTKEAYRQESSSAINHFYEKLLKLSALMTTETGKQMARERHQFLETFLHEFFEEWEGHR, encoded by the coding sequence ATGGAAGTGAAGGAGTTAATTCGTCATGCAGAAAACTGGGTGAAACAGTTGTTTGGGAACGATACGAGTGGCCATGATTTTTACCATACTGAGAGGGTGAGAAAAGCTGCCAGAACAATTGCTGAAAAAGAAGGTGCTGATGCAGAGTTGTGCGAACTAGCAGCATTACTGCATGATGCAGGTGATGATAAATTTCACCCATCGGAAGAAGCAGGGAAGCTCTTCGTAGAGAATTGGTTAAAAGATCATCAGGTCTCAAATGCAATCACTAGGGACTTGGTGGCTATAATTGAAACAGTCTCATATAAAGGAGGAAATAACAGACCGCCTGCTTCCCTCGAAGCAAAAGTCGTACAGGATGCAGATCGGCTTGATGCCATAGGGGCAATTGGAATTGCACGCTGTTTCATGTTTGCGGGATATAAAGGGGAGGCAATGTACAACCCGGACCTAAAACCTCGAGATATCATGACAAAAGAGGCATATAGACAAGAAAGCTCGTCTGCGATTAATCATTTTTATGAAAAGTTATTAAAACTTTCTGCGTTAATGACAACAGAAACAGGTAAACAGATGGCACGTGAACGACATCAATTTTTAGAAACATTCCTTCACGAGTTTTTCGAAGAATGGGAAGGACACAGATAG
- a CDS encoding type 1 glutamine amidotransferase translates to MTLEGKKILTVVEDEFEDSELIYPHYRLQEEGMIAHIAGKEAGKHYFGKHGVPVMTDYSFDQINIEEYEALLVPGGWAPDKLRRYDEVLKMVQFMNDQKKVIGQICHAGWVLISANILEGKNVTSTPGIKDDMVNAGAVWHNEEVIIDGHLVSSRRPPDLPAYGQALVTALKKYTR, encoded by the coding sequence ATGACACTGGAAGGTAAAAAAATATTAACCGTCGTGGAAGATGAATTTGAGGATTCTGAACTCATTTACCCTCATTATCGTTTACAAGAGGAAGGAATGATCGCTCATATAGCAGGAAAAGAAGCTGGAAAACACTATTTCGGTAAACACGGGGTTCCAGTCATGACTGATTATAGCTTTGATCAAATAAACATTGAAGAATATGAGGCGCTCCTAGTGCCAGGTGGCTGGGCTCCGGATAAACTTCGCCGTTATGATGAAGTGCTTAAGATGGTTCAATTCATGAATGATCAAAAGAAGGTAATTGGTCAAATTTGCCATGCGGGATGGGTTCTTATCTCTGCAAACATTCTAGAAGGTAAAAATGTTACAAGTACACCGGGAATTAAAGACGATATGGTAAATGCTGGCGCCGTTTGGCATAATGAAGAAGTCATCATTGATGGACATCTTGTATCGAGTCGCAGACCACCGGATTTACCCGCTTACGGACAAGCGTTGGTAACGGCGCTGAAAAAATATACAAGATAG
- a CDS encoding peptidoglycan-binding protein — translation MMLTMGKKQKRFILGSAMATATLLQSTEDSESLTNSSLQDVKLNHLSVLNFTKSDVKLEKSLTTPLKLKVVTSEPTRSVVKNTDMQSVWPANILLTKGESGKKVKTIQSYLGDLGYYVSEPDGVFGSKTEEAVRQYQKDHGLKIDGKVGADTITHLVGTKSTFKNDHYTAESLIDAELPPVYRTAKMKSSTREDNTSTVYINDSSQSQQQSDYLAFGDESHEVKQLQQQLKKAGYYTAEADGVYGSYTQQAVRQLQKDHQLSVDGLAGKEVLNFLADNLDELKQQTASTKSSDKANTVSDHSSSEVPATTDVIATAKNLIGIPYEWGGTTTSGFDCSGFLQYVYDKSGITLPRTVAEIWEVTTPVSSPQPGDIVFFETYQKGPSHAGIYLGDGQFIHTGSSSGVSIADLQNSYWQPRYIETRRITK, via the coding sequence ATGATGCTCACCATGGGGAAAAAACAGAAGCGTTTTATATTAGGATCAGCAATGGCTACTGCAACGCTTCTTCAGTCCACCGAAGATTCAGAATCTCTTACTAATTCGAGTTTGCAGGATGTCAAACTGAACCATTTATCAGTGCTGAATTTTACAAAAAGTGACGTAAAGTTAGAAAAAAGTCTAACGACACCTTTGAAGTTAAAAGTTGTCACCTCAGAGCCTACACGTTCAGTTGTCAAGAATACTGATATGCAATCAGTCTGGCCAGCAAACATTCTATTGACCAAAGGTGAAAGCGGAAAAAAAGTGAAAACGATCCAAAGCTATTTAGGCGACCTCGGTTACTACGTTTCAGAGCCTGACGGTGTGTTTGGAAGTAAAACTGAAGAGGCAGTGCGGCAATACCAAAAAGATCATGGGCTCAAAATAGACGGTAAAGTAGGCGCCGATACCATCACGCATCTTGTGGGAACAAAATCTACTTTCAAAAATGACCACTATACGGCTGAATCCTTAATCGATGCTGAATTACCTCCCGTGTACCGAACAGCCAAAATGAAAAGTTCTACTAGAGAGGACAATACCTCCACTGTTTATATTAATGACTCTTCACAAAGTCAACAACAGTCCGATTACTTAGCTTTTGGAGACGAGAGTCATGAGGTTAAACAGTTACAACAACAATTAAAAAAAGCAGGTTATTACACCGCTGAAGCTGATGGCGTATATGGCAGTTATACACAACAAGCGGTGCGACAACTGCAGAAAGATCATCAGCTATCTGTAGACGGACTAGCTGGAAAGGAAGTCTTAAATTTTCTGGCAGATAACCTTGATGAGTTAAAACAACAAACCGCTTCAACAAAGTCATCAGACAAAGCGAACACTGTAAGTGATCATTCATCATCAGAAGTGCCTGCAACTACTGATGTTATCGCGACAGCTAAAAATTTGATTGGTATTCCTTATGAATGGGGAGGAACCACTACTAGTGGCTTCGATTGCAGTGGGTTTTTGCAGTATGTTTACGATAAATCTGGCATTACTTTGCCGAGAACCGTTGCAGAAATATGGGAAGTGACGACACCCGTTTCCTCTCCGCAGCCAGGTGATATTGTCTTTTTTGAAACTTATCAAAAAGGCCCTTCTCACGCAGGTATTTACCTTGGTGATGGTCAATTTATTCATACTGGCTCTTCAAGCGGTGTTTCTATCGCTGATTTACAAAATTCCTACTGGCAACCCCGTTACATTGAGACGAGACGAATAACGAAATAA
- a CDS encoding pyruvate synthase — MAMTEKKVQDQSKAVQISTFESGNEMAAMAAAQINYHVMGYFPITPSTEVAQYLDMMKAKGLHDIELIAADGEHGSAGICFGAATTGARVFNATSANGFLYMIEQLPVQSGLRFPMVMNLVTRAVSGPLDIRGDHSDLYYGLNTGWVILTARTPQAVYDMNLIALKLSEHKDVRLPVIVAYDGFYTSHQKRKVNLFRDRETVQAFVGEPPKGFPVSIDKEKPVTIGAHMNGDDLMNNHFQQSEALYKAYDVYEEVAAEYAALSGRHYDVLDLYKMDDADVALFLLNSAAESSKDVVDRLRAKGIRAGVISPNIIRPFPAEDIRVALKHVKALLVAERADSFGANGANLTHEVKSALQEDPDNHTLVLSRVFGLGGKDFYPDDAQAFFDMAIDAANKGIIDKPFDYYGIQPGAPEKKLEQVIEPMTGDTYKTGLISVTEDEETNKLKVRIPPLRQLTGKPKRFASGHGACPGCGIFPGLELFFKGIEGDAVILFHTGCGYVVTTAYPYSSHKQPFLHNLFQNGPATLSGTLEAFFEMKERGEIEIDEDFTFVMITGDGGMDIGMGSAIGTALRNHKMIILEYDNEGYMNTGSQMSYSTPLGHMTSTTSVGKAKQGKPFHHKDTAQIMASTNIPYVFTGTEAYPQDLIKKAAKAQWYAQNVGMVYGKILITCPLNWKSADRDGEKIMKAAVESCFFPLYEVERGETTITYDPEAKKKRIELSEWLQYMGKTKHMLKEENKDMLQEFETEVERRWKTLKVKHDTPFI; from the coding sequence ATGGCAATGACAGAAAAAAAAGTTCAAGATCAATCAAAAGCAGTTCAAATTAGTACGTTTGAATCTGGTAACGAAATGGCTGCTATGGCTGCAGCGCAAATCAATTATCATGTTATGGGTTATTTTCCGATTACCCCATCAACTGAAGTTGCTCAATACCTAGATATGATGAAAGCAAAGGGACTACACGATATTGAATTGATTGCGGCAGATGGGGAGCACGGTTCAGCAGGCATTTGTTTTGGTGCCGCAACGACTGGTGCCCGTGTTTTCAATGCCACCAGTGCCAATGGTTTTTTATACATGATTGAACAATTACCTGTCCAATCAGGGCTACGTTTCCCAATGGTCATGAATCTTGTCACGAGAGCTGTTAGTGGCCCTCTTGATATTCGCGGCGATCACTCAGATTTATATTACGGCTTAAACACTGGTTGGGTTATTTTAACTGCCCGTACACCTCAGGCTGTGTATGACATGAATTTGATTGCGCTAAAATTATCTGAGCATAAAGATGTTCGTCTACCAGTTATTGTGGCATATGACGGTTTCTATACGTCTCATCAAAAACGAAAAGTAAACTTGTTCAGAGATCGCGAAACAGTACAAGCATTTGTAGGTGAACCACCTAAAGGTTTCCCTGTGAGTATCGATAAAGAAAAACCGGTCACCATCGGGGCTCACATGAACGGTGATGATTTAATGAACAACCATTTCCAACAATCTGAAGCTCTTTATAAAGCTTATGACGTATATGAAGAGGTTGCTGCTGAATACGCTGCACTGTCTGGACGACACTATGATGTCCTTGATTTGTATAAGATGGATGATGCTGATGTGGCACTCTTTCTGTTAAATTCTGCAGCTGAATCATCAAAAGATGTCGTAGACCGTTTACGAGCTAAAGGGATTCGAGCAGGCGTCATCAGTCCCAATATTATCCGTCCCTTCCCAGCTGAGGACATTCGAGTGGCATTAAAACATGTAAAAGCGCTTTTAGTCGCTGAACGAGCTGATTCATTTGGAGCAAATGGCGCTAATTTAACCCATGAAGTCAAATCGGCTCTACAAGAAGATCCAGATAATCATACACTCGTGTTAAGTCGCGTCTTCGGTTTAGGTGGTAAAGATTTTTATCCTGATGATGCGCAAGCCTTTTTCGACATGGCCATTGATGCAGCTAATAAAGGGATCATAGATAAACCGTTTGATTACTACGGTATTCAACCTGGTGCTCCAGAGAAAAAACTTGAGCAAGTTATTGAACCAATGACTGGGGATACGTATAAAACAGGATTAATTAGCGTGACAGAAGATGAAGAAACTAACAAACTAAAAGTTAGAATCCCTCCTCTTCGCCAGCTTACAGGAAAGCCGAAACGTTTTGCATCAGGTCATGGGGCCTGTCCAGGTTGCGGTATTTTCCCTGGACTTGAGTTATTCTTTAAAGGGATTGAAGGCGATGCTGTCATTCTCTTCCATACTGGTTGCGGCTATGTCGTAACAACTGCTTATCCTTACAGTTCACATAAACAGCCATTCCTTCACAACTTATTTCAAAATGGACCAGCTACTCTATCAGGCACCTTAGAGGCCTTCTTTGAAATGAAGGAGCGCGGAGAAATCGAGATTGATGAAGATTTCACATTTGTTATGATAACTGGCGACGGCGGTATGGATATCGGGATGGGATCTGCTATTGGAACGGCTTTGAGAAACCATAAAATGATTATTTTAGAATATGACAACGAAGGCTACATGAATACCGGTTCCCAAATGTCTTACTCCACACCACTCGGTCACATGACGAGTACCACATCCGTAGGAAAAGCAAAACAGGGTAAGCCATTCCACCATAAAGATACGGCTCAAATTATGGCTTCAACAAATATTCCGTATGTTTTTACTGGAACAGAAGCCTATCCGCAAGATTTAATTAAAAAAGCGGCAAAAGCCCAGTGGTATGCTCAAAATGTGGGGATGGTTTACGGTAAAATTTTAATTACATGCCCATTAAACTGGAAATCCGCTGATCGTGATGGTGAAAAAATAATGAAAGCAGCAGTAGAATCATGTTTTTTCCCTCTTTATGAAGTGGAAAGAGGAGAAACAACGATCACTTATGACCCAGAAGCTAAGAAAAAACGCATTGAACTCTCCGAATGGCTTCAATATATGGGGAAAACGAAACACATGCTTAAAGAAGAGAATAAAGACATGCTACAAGAGTTTGAAACAGAAGTAGAACGTCGATGGAAAACGCTAAAAGTGAAGCATGATACCCCATTTATTTAA
- a CDS encoding DUF3891 family protein yields MITREDGEGVICIEQNEHGLISGQLVHQWRDDLFVRPDLKPRVTYAITHHDRSWIPLDRKLEYSEEEGKVASFTEYPLKRKIRAYEQGVNQLLKEDVYAAYLISRHYASFFENGEEKEGVPFMVQEKQRQKHLFPRLLYKDISLTKEEETFHFDLLQLCDNLSLYLCMNPWGAGKEEEVSWFKAGFPQKLRPLNGEKFQAFWQSETEVKLTPFPFQTNCLHIRLPYKKLIKERLTRLTITDEYKKAPVKYHPIVITP; encoded by the coding sequence ATGATTACACGTGAGGATGGAGAGGGAGTCATTTGCATTGAACAAAATGAACATGGATTAATATCTGGCCAGCTTGTTCATCAATGGCGAGATGATTTATTTGTGCGCCCAGATTTAAAACCGAGAGTGACGTATGCCATAACACATCATGATCGCAGTTGGATTCCTCTAGATAGAAAGCTTGAATATAGTGAGGAAGAAGGGAAGGTGGCCTCTTTTACGGAATATCCGCTTAAGCGTAAAATACGTGCGTATGAACAAGGTGTTAATCAGCTTTTAAAAGAAGATGTGTATGCTGCCTACTTAATTAGCCGCCATTATGCCAGTTTCTTTGAAAACGGTGAGGAAAAAGAAGGTGTCCCCTTTATGGTGCAGGAAAAACAACGACAGAAACATTTGTTCCCCAGACTGTTATATAAAGATATTTCTCTCACAAAGGAAGAAGAGACATTTCACTTTGATTTGTTGCAACTATGTGATAATTTATCGCTTTATTTGTGCATGAATCCTTGGGGAGCCGGTAAAGAGGAAGAAGTAAGCTGGTTCAAAGCAGGATTCCCTCAGAAGCTACGCCCATTGAATGGCGAGAAATTCCAAGCGTTTTGGCAATCTGAAACGGAAGTGAAACTTACCCCGTTCCCTTTTCAGACAAACTGCCTTCATATCCGTCTTCCATATAAAAAACTGATAAAAGAGAGATTAACTAGGCTGACGATTACAGATGAATATAAAAAAGCCCCTGTCAAATATCACCCCATTGTGATCACACCTTAA
- a CDS encoding RidA family protein produces MRKITRKNPELMPKPVGNYSHITRVPKGAGLIVTSGQVGTDMDGNIPSKLTDQITNTFVNMKKVLESEGLTEANIIKVNIWATEEIDWDYLDAQWDALFGAEYPSMTVAYISALGWPELKLEIELWCAEV; encoded by the coding sequence ATGCGAAAAATTACTAGAAAAAACCCTGAACTTATGCCAAAACCAGTAGGGAATTACAGTCACATCACTAGAGTTCCAAAAGGTGCGGGTTTAATTGTAACATCGGGACAAGTAGGGACAGATATGGATGGCAATATTCCTTCAAAATTAACCGATCAAATTACAAACACTTTCGTCAACATGAAAAAGGTTCTTGAATCAGAAGGGCTGACTGAAGCGAACATTATAAAGGTTAATATATGGGCAACAGAAGAAATAGATTGGGATTATTTAGATGCTCAATGGGATGCGTTATTTGGAGCTGAATACCCATCTATGACAGTTGCATATATTTCTGCACTAGGATGGCCTGAATTGAAACTTGAAATTGAACTATGGTGTGCTGAAGTTTAA
- a CDS encoding PHP domain-containing protein, with protein sequence MNIDLHTHMKLSKKTYFDEKYFNTMVTEALANDLNAIALTEHFNTLRFSDIYDSLDKHFPYESDHYNANGLKIFPGLEVDIAETGHILLIGARESVRAMRHHLEPFTEPDHFVPFKQLLDWADELNMIKIGAHPYRDSTPLHHLDRDLLSRLDAFDLNGKDLYVQGQDQLVQNVSRLADELSLPVVGGSDTHHFLQYGSVYSTFPEPIATMTDLKNAIKATNQQVHISPCLKTKVKSAILMKKMLKSSVRV encoded by the coding sequence ATGAATATTGATTTGCATACCCATATGAAACTTTCTAAGAAGACCTATTTTGATGAAAAGTATTTCAATACGATGGTGACAGAAGCTCTTGCGAATGATTTAAATGCTATCGCTTTGACTGAGCACTTTAATACGTTACGTTTTTCAGACATTTATGACTCATTAGATAAGCATTTCCCTTATGAATCCGATCATTATAATGCGAATGGCTTGAAAATATTCCCTGGTCTTGAAGTGGATATTGCTGAGACCGGCCACATCTTGTTAATAGGAGCAAGGGAATCAGTTAGAGCAATGCGCCATCATCTAGAACCGTTTACAGAGCCTGACCATTTTGTTCCTTTTAAGCAATTATTAGATTGGGCAGATGAGCTAAATATGATAAAAATTGGTGCTCACCCCTATCGAGATAGTACACCACTCCACCATTTAGACAGAGACTTGTTAAGTAGGCTTGATGCGTTTGATTTAAATGGAAAAGATTTATACGTACAGGGACAAGATCAACTTGTCCAAAATGTTTCCCGCCTTGCTGACGAACTCTCCCTCCCGGTTGTCGGCGGAAGTGACACACATCACTTTTTACAATATGGGAGTGTGTACAGCACATTTCCTGAACCAATCGCAACAATGACTGATTTAAAAAACGCTATAAAGGCAACTAATCAGCAGGTACACATTTCCCCATGCTTAAAAACAAAGGTGAAGTCAGCGATTCTTATGAAAAAAATGCTTAAAAGCAGTGTCCGTGTTTAA